CAATCCTTGGAGATCGTCGGGCAAAGGATTTCCCGTTCGCACCAGATATCCCACCGCAGAGGGTTTCCGTTTGCGCGCCAAGCGAATTTCCAAAGGCGCATGCAGCGGCGCCTCAAAGCGTTGAGGCGGCAGATCCACCCCATTGATTTCAAACGTCACCCCGTGGGGATAGTGTGCATTCAGGATGGTGGAAAACGTGGGATCCAGCAACGGTTGGAAATGTCTGGAGATGGCCGCCTCAATAAATGCCTGATCCAGGAGTGGAGAGAGAACATTGTGGAGTTTCAGACGGACAGCAGTGCCTTGTTGAATCACCATGCCGATCGGGGGGACCCATTTCCAGGGAGCCCGATGCCGTGACGACAAATGCCACGTGGTAGACACATGCGTGTGTCCTCGCTTGGTTTCCGTCAGGACTTCCTGGCACACCAACAAACCCAGCTTAATACCCACACCGGCAAAGCCAATCCCCTGTCCCCGTCGTTTGGTGCTGGAGGCAATGTCTTGATAGCGGGCTAAGTCTTTCCGTTGCATGCCCGACCCGTTATCTCTCACCATCAACGTGCCCGCGGACGGATTCACTTCCATCACAATCCGACTGGCTCCTGAATCCAGAGCGTTCGCAATGATTTCGGTAAGAATGGTGTCTTCGAGCGCGCCCGGATAGGCATCCCGCAAATCTTCAAGCAGATGAAGCAAATCAACCCGGGTTTCACCCATCGCGATCGTCTATCCCTTTTCTTAGGCCTTAAGCATCCCTTTGGACCTCATCAACGCAAAGACCGTGATGCATTATTCCGGAATTTTGAGGACCCGCCGGGCTTCGGCTTCCACAAAAACCCGTTTCACGAGGGGATGCTTGGCCTTGATGTCCTTATCCAGGGCGGCCACACCCCGCTCGACCTCCTCCGAAGTCACGCCATCCCGAAAATCCACGCTCAGATTCACCAAAATAAAATTCGGTCCCATGTGCATGGTTAACACTTCATTCACATGCTCCACCCCGGAAAGCTGATTGGCCATGTCGCGAATACTCTGGACCACTTCCTTATTGGCGCTTTCGCCAATCAACAATCCCTTGGTTTCGTACGCGAGCCACATGGCGATCCCCGCCAAAATCAATCCGATGATACAGGTTGCAATGCCGTCAATATAGACAATCCCGGTCACCTGTCCCAACCAGATGCCAATAAAGGCCACGGCCAAGCCCAGCACCGCCGCCGAATCCTCAAAGAGGACCATAAAAATGGTCGGATCCTTTCCCCGTTGAACCGCTTGCAAATACGACCACTGTCCCTTGGCACGGGAAAACTCACGGAAAGCCATGTACCAGGCGCCACCCTCAAAGATGAGGGAGAGACTCAAGACGATATAGTTGACCATGGGGTTGATAATTGGCTCAGGATGAAGGATATGCAACACGCCCTCATAGAGGGAAATTCCGGCGCCTAAGGCGAAGACCAGAATGGCCACAGCAAAACTCCAAAAATAGATTTCCTTCCCATACCCGAATGGATACCGGTCATCAGCCGGTCGTTTGGCACGGTGGAGTCCATAGAGCAGCAGACCTTGATTGCCGGTATCCACCAGGGAGTGGATGCCCTCGGCTAACATCACTGAACTGCCGGTGATCGCCGAAGCGGCAAATTTGGTGACCGCAATAAGACTATTGCCGATCAACGCTGCGTAGATAACTTTTTTAGAAGATGACGCCATTAGACCTGAAATTATACGAAACACATTCCCGGCGAGAGAACGCGCAATGTTACCTGATATCCCGGATAAAAGTCCGGTCTCTGATGTCTCACCGGGGACCCATCCCACCCCTCTTTCTGATGACGCGTACGCACAACAACCACACTCCAACAGGTATCCCAATCCACACCAGTTCACTGAGCAACACGCCCATGCCCGCCTGGGATAAAAAGGCGGAGAGCCCAATCGGCGAAACGGCTATCGGCCTCAAGGGAAAGAAATATCTGGTCGAGTCGAACGGCGCAATAAAGGCAATGCCGAGTCCTCCATCGGTCAGGGCATCCAGAAATCCATGGGACAGGGTGACGAGAAAAAAATACACAGCAAACACCCAATACGGTCTGGTCCCCAACGCAAGAGTGGGAATGGCCCACCGGGGCACTACCAAACCCACCAGCATGGCAAACACAATGGAATGCGTGAGTCCACGATGCCCCAACATATGTTCATATGGAATCCCGAGCGCCAATCCCAGCACATCCACATCCGGCAAGAGACAACAGGCCATCGTGAACCACCAAAATCTTGCGGTATGAAATGGAATACTCAGGCTTTTGCCCATGGCATACGCCACCACCACATGTCCAAACGCCGAGGCCATCACCTTCTCCTTCTCTTCACGCTCTTGTTATCATGAAGTTATTATGAATGTCGCAAGAACCTTTTTTCCATTTTGTCGAATGACATCTTCTGATTTAGGAGGATATTCCGGATCATACAGATAAGAGGGCTCCTCGCTCTTTCATGGGAGTCCAGGAAAGACCGTTTCCCATGGTCCGACGCCTGCCGTCTGGTCCAAAGGAGGGACGCTCTCATCCCCTGGCGGGCCTTGTTTGAGCCTTACGAGTTGGGCCGCCCTCCTAGTTGGCATCCCTCCTCTCAAATAAGGCCAAACGGGGCGTCCATGGTTTTGCCTACTTTTGCCAAAACAAAAGTAGGTCGTCTGCCGTGGCGAAACCCGGCCACACAAAACATCACATTAGACACAGGAGTTAGGGACACAAGTGCGATGCGTTCAACAGCAATCGTTTTTTCCGGCAGTTACAAAGTCGATAAATTCCCGATTAACACGGTAATGCTGTAAAACCAAGACCCGTTCACTCCATATGTTCAGACAAATCAATCTCCGTTTCCGACCTGCCAACCGTTTCTCCCATCTCCCTATGCCGAAGCGTTTCTGTGTATGGGCTTTCCTCATGCTTTGGCTGGCCCTCCCTCTTTTCGGAGGTTGTGCGCCCAATAATGTTGAGCATTCTGACCCGGTGGCAGCCAGTCCACCGTCTTCAGCTCGCAGCCCTGGAGAGCAAGACGGCAGGACATTTCACCGTACCTCGCAGTATCTCACGATGCGGGACGGGGTCAAGATTGCGGTGGATGTCTATCTCCCCGCCGGCCTGAAGCCAGGCCACACCATTCCTACCCTCTTACACCAAACCCGGTATTGGCGGGCAATCGACTATCGATGGCTGGTCTCCGCCTTCAAAGATGACGGTCCACGGGGGCTTATCGGGTCTTATGCCAAACGATTCCTTCAACAGGACTATGCGTGGGTCGATGTAGATGTGCGTGGGTCCGGGGCGTCATTCGGGAACAGACCGATCGCCTATTCCCCTGAGGAAATCAAAGACGGCGCAGAAATTGTGGACTGGATCATCGCCCAACCCTGGTCGAACGGAAAGGTCGGGGCCATGGGTATTTCCTACAGTGGCGGGACCGCTGAAATGTTACTCATCAATCAACATCCGGCCGTTAAAGCGATTGCCCCGATGTATTCAGGCTTCGATCTCTACTCCGAAATAATCTTTCCAGGTGGCATCCACCTCAACTGGTTTACCGAAACATGGAGTGCGATTACTCATCGTCTTGACCACAATCGCCTACCCCACGGTGGCGTCATCGCGAATCTCTTTGTTCGTGGCGTACGACCGGTGGATGGCGATAAAAACCTTGACCTCCTATCACTCGCCCTGCGGGACCACGAGACCAATTGGAGCCCATACCGGGAAGCCTCGGACATTGTCTTTCGGGATGACCCTCCACCATCGGGACAGGCCGCCAACATCGACGCGCTCAGCACGCAAACCTATGCCGACGACATTGCCAAATCAGGCGCAGCCATCTACAGCTACAGCGGGTGGTTCGACGGGGGATATCAACTGGCCGCTATCAAACGGTATCTCCACCACCAACAGCCGTCACATCGGCTCATAATCGGGCCATGGGACCACGGAGGCAAACGCCGGATCAGTCCCTACGCGCTTGGACCCGCGCAGTTTGACCATGCGGCGGAATTGCTCAAATTTTTCGATGTCCATCTGAAGGGCGTGACCACCGGCCACCCGCATGATCCACCGATCCGCTACTACACCATGGGCGAAGAACAATGGAAAACATCGACAAGCTGGCCACCTGAATCCACTCCCACTCCCATGTATTTCCAACAAGAAGGCGGGCTCTCCATGAATGCCCCTCCAGCACAAGACCAGCCCGATCGATACCAGGTGGATCTCACCACCGGAACCGGCAAGCATTCCCGGTGGAACACGCTAGTGGGTATTTCTCTGAACGATCCCTACCCCGATCGGAAAGAACGAGACCAAGATTTGTTGGTCTATACGTCTGAACCGCTTTTAGAGGCGCTCGAAGTCACAGGGCATCCCATAGCCACCGTCTACCTCTCTGCCACCACCCAAGACACAAACCTCTTTGTCTATCTGGAAGATGTCACACCGGAAGGGGACGTGCACTACGTCACCGAAGGCGAATTGCGGGCCATCCATCGACGATGGCAACCAAGCGACACCATCTTCACCTCCACAGGTCCACTCCCCGTTCACACGTTTCGCCGTGCCGATGTCGCTCCACTCATTCCAGGTGAAGTAGCGCCACTGCTGGTCGAGTTACTTCCCACGTCCTATCAATTCAACAAAGGGCATCGCATCAGGATTGCTCTGGCGGGAGCCGACAAGGATCATTTTCAACACCTGGATGGCCCGGCACCCATATGGGACGTCTGGCACACCCCCGATCGTCCCTCCCACATTGAACTGCCGGTGATTCGTTGAGAGTTACCAACCCTAACAAGTTGCTGGAAAAGCATATCCGGAAAAAGTTGTCATCTTGAGTGAAACGAAAGATCTGAGCCCAGCCAAACTCGCACTCTCCCCGAAACGGAAGATGCCCGACCCTTTTCCTCATTCCCTTACATGCCTCACCTATCCCTTGTCCCATTGTAGCTTATAAACTACAATAAAGCCTGTGGAAGCCAAACCCAAAGAACTTCGCATTTTTGTTACTGAGGAAGGTCGAGAACCATTCAATGAATGGCTTGCCTCCCTCAATGACCGTAAAGTTCGCGCAAAGATCCGAGTGCGCCTGGATCGAGTCAGCTTGGGAAACTTTGGTGACTGCCACGGAGTGGGCGAAGGGGTGCAGGAACTGCGTATGGATTACGGCTCGGGATATCGCATATATCTGGGGCAAGACGGTTCGACGATCGTGTTGCTGCTCTGTGGAGGTGACAAAAGCACGCAAACCAAAGATATCGAAACCGCCAAACGATATTGGAACGAATACAGGAGGAGGCCATGAAAAGAAGCAAAGCTTATCAACCAGACCTGATTGAAAGTCTGCGTGATGCCGGTGAGGCGGAAGAATACCTGAACGCGGCGTTGGAGGAGGGCGATTCCGAATTGTTCCTGCTGGCATTAAGGAATGTGGCCGAAGCTCAGGGCGGGGTGGCCCAACTCGCCGAAAAGGCCAAGCTCAACCGCGAAAGCTTGTACAAAATACTCTCCGAACGGGGTAATCCTGAACTCAAAAGCCTCGATGCACTTCTTCACGCGTTGGGATTCCGCCTCGCCGTCACGGCAAACCGGTAGGCCTGACGCATAAGAAACGAGAAGGAATCCCATCACCAACGACTAAATTTCTTGATGTGAGGTTGTGAGGCTTGACCCTAAGACGTATACAAATACCATATTAAAAAAAAACCTTCTCAGATAAATGGTCAATTTGGAGGGATTCCAAGGGGGTATGGGTAGCAAATGTACAATGCAGAGTGCGGGCGGATTATTCCAGCAAAAACTTTCACCATCTTATTCATTATTCGCCAAGCTTCACTTGAGTCCCTCACGCTTGGATCGCTTTCATTCATTAATTTGATTAAGAGGCTCTTTATTGGCCTTCGCCTTCACCAGCAACTCACGCAAAGGTAGGTCGGCCACGTCCCCATAACGAGCTACTACTTCTTCGAAGGCCTCGAGGGCCTCCACATGCCGGTTGAGCCTGCCTAGAGCCACCCCTTTGCCATACAGCGCCCGTGCCACTTGCTCCCGCACCGCCGTTCGGCCGCGTCCCCATAACGAGCTACTACTTCTTCATAGGCCCCGAGGGCCTCCGCATGCCGGTTGAGCACACCCAGGGCCACCCCTTTGTTATACAGCGCCCATGCCACTTGCTCCCGCACGCCCGGTTCGGCCGCATCGTTCCACCCGGAAATCACCTGACCAAAGACGGCAATAGCCTCCTCTTGACGGTTAAGCTTTTCAAGTGTGACGCCTTTGCGTACCAGAGATTTAGTAGCATAATTTTTGGTTTTAACCATGTTCCTTCCACTCTTCTCTGTATGAGAATTTTCCAATTTAACTAACAAATCATAACCCAATAACTTCTCAGGAACCTCATCCTCCAGCTCTTCACAAGCCGTCCAGATCGCATCCATCAATTCCCGAATTTCGGAACCTTCCAGATTGGCGTAATCAATTTTCAGCCCTTGTAAAATAGCGTCGCGATATCTGGACTTTCGCATCGCAATTCGTATTTCCTCTAATGGTGACTCTCGTAGTTCTCCAGTTGTTTCTTTTTGTTTAGCTGCTTCAACCCGCTCGATGACGCTGCGGAGAAAGTAAATATCTGTCTCGTCCGCCGGAGCAGGGCCATCCTCAAACAACAAAGAATTTTTCAACAATTTCGCAAAGAAGCCCAAGGGATCGCGGGTCAATTCAGGTGTTTCAAGGGAAAATATCGTATTGAATTTATCGAAAACTTGTTGAGCTGAGAGGACAGGGATACGCATTTCGTCTCCGGCACTAACCAGTAATTCTTCAAGCAAAAGCTGGTTTCCCAACCCCTCCCTAATACCACCAACTCTGTCTTTTTTTAAGAAAGCCTCATTCATTTGACTCTCTTCTTTCGGCGGCGTTACGAGAAATACTTGCATATTAGACTTCAACCACTCCGGCATCAGTTCTGCATCATTTTTTGTATGGCAAAACCAATATAAGTTGTAAGGAAGCGGGCTCTTTAATCGACGTTTTAGAGCCGTCATGAGCACATCTCCTTCCCAACCTCCATAACCAATAATTAAGGGAGAGCGCCGAGAAAGAATCCTGTCCAGAAGCGAAGCCATCCTGGCGCTCGTTTGCGTCGAGACTTCAGAACGGCGCTCAATTTCACTACTCAGGTTACAACAATCGTAAAACCAATATGATCCATGAACATGGACAATCTGAATATCATTAAGTTCAGGATCGATTCGCTCCACGGTAAGTGGGTGATCGCAGACGATATGAGGCACACCAAATAGGGTTAAAGCTCGGGAAATAAAATCATCAAAATTGGTTGTTACCACGAGGCTTGAAATAGTTTTTGAAAGAAGTAAATGGGCAAGTCTAAAATTTGCCGGAGAAATGGGTTTTCTCTCTATTAATTTTCGTAGATATGACTGCCGTTGTTTGGGCTGAGCAAAGGCTTGCTGAAACCAATACGAATATTTTTCCAACGAGGAATTGGTTGTCGGTTCATGTTTTCGTCCGTACTGCCTGGCTTTCTCCTGACAATCTTGAATAATTCGAGGCGTAAGCGGAATAGGAGGATTGGAAATTCCTGCGCCAACTACGAAAAAGAACGGCGATCGACTCTCAAAATTATCGTCACATGCCTGTTTGATATGATCGACTGCTGTTTCCAGGTCTATATATGGCATAAGCGATCCAGCTAACCTTCTATCTATTGTTTACAGCTTCAGCATGAAATGGGATTATAATCCATATTGCTCTACTTGTTACTTCTTACGAAGTCCTGACGCCCAGCACTTCATCTCGTTGCATTGCATGAGCCAAATTGCCGTGCGCGGCATCGATTTGCCAGCGCTGGATCTTCCCAGGGTTCACTTCGTTTTCCAGTCATAAGTCAAAGGCGCAAAAGGCTACAATTCACTTGGATTAATGTCAACTAACCCGATAGGAGAAATGCCAACTCTTTAGCAAACAACTTCATTGAAAAAGAAACACTTCCTGCAGAATCGTTTTCCCTTCAAGAGGGCCGCCTGGTGGATTCTCATATCCACTCCCTAAGGCACACCTTTCAAAGATTTTAGGTCTGCAAGTAGAGGGACCCACCAGTCCTCCCCCTCCATTTTCATCAGGTATAGTAAATCTATGGCGTTGAGGCGCAAAGGACCCACATCCCAACAACCTCACTCACGCACGAGGCGCAAGCGTGGGCTAACATTTACCCTGCTCTGGGGTTTCGCTCGTCAGGGGTGGCGTGTGCTCCGCGCGGTCATGAGGGGGGTGCTGGCCTCCCACCCGATCGTTCGGGTCGTCCTGATTCCGACCCTCCTTTTTCTGCTGTGGCTCGGCGTCAATTGGGCTTTTCATACGTTCCATAAACCCACCGAAATTTTCTTTCCCTTAGATCAATCACTCAACAAGCACCCGGTTCAAACCTGGAAAGAATACGAATCGCTTTTTCGTGAGCATGCGACCGCGGTCATCACTCCGGAGTTTCTGGCTGCGCTGGCGCAGGTCGAGGGTGGAGGAAATCCTGTGGCGCGGACCTACTGGCGGTGGCAACTAACGTGGAATCCTTTAGAGCTGTTTAAACCGGCGTCGAGCGCGGTTGGCATGTACCAGATTACCGACGGGACCTTCAGCGAGGCGAAGCGCTTGTGCATCCACGATCATGAGGTAGTCGAAGACGGCCCGTGGCACGATTGGGAATCGTGCTGGTTCAACAGTCTCTACACCAGGATCCTGCCGAGCCATGCCATCGAGTTGACGGCGGCGCTGCTCGATCGCCAAGTCACCCAGACGTTGGGACCGAAGCGGATCGGCAAGGTGACGCTCCAGCGGAAGCAGGATCTGGCCGCCGTGATTCATCTCTGTGGAGCGGGAGCCGGCCGCGCCTATGCCGCACGTGGGCTTAAGCTGACCCGTCACCAACGGTGCGGCGACCACGACGTCAGCGACTACCTGGCACGCATCAATGAGTTGAAGTTCGAGTTTTCCAAGCCGGCGGCAGGAGACAAAACAATCCGACAGGGGCGTTAAAAACCGTTATAGGAGAAAGATCTACACTCTACTATTCAGACATTGGAGGAAGATATTGGATGGACAGCCGGTCCTCAACTTACAGTCCACAAAAGAGAATCGGTGCCCAGGTCGAAAATCCCACTGCTCTGCGAGATCCTTCGTGGAACTTGTCCTGAGTTTTGCCGAAGGGGTCAGGATGAAAACTTTTCAGACCTTGGTCTATTGTTGGTAACACACACTTGGCACGGCTTTCGTTCCTGACAGACGCCTGCCGGCTGGCCCAAGGGAGGGACGCTTTACTCAGCGGGCGGGCCTTGTTTGAGCCCTGCGAGTTGGACCGCTCTCTTAAGACTGGCGTACGTTCGCTCTCCTAAGGCCAGACGGGGCGTCAATGGTTTTGGGTCCTTTTGCCGAAACAAAAGGGCCTCGCCTGCCGGGGCGAAACCCGGCACTTCGCGAACATTCAAGAAACTCCTGGATGGTGAATTGTGTATACAATCAGGAATGTCCGCTTTGACCACACCGTAAATGCCTTGAACTAAGATTAGAGCGTGGACCGTCTTCATCATTCTGATCTTACCTGCACATCCCTTCGTTCGTTGATTCTGTGATTCGTTTTATTGCCGGCACGCATTAGGTGATCATTCCGAAAATTCTACTCCTGCCAAAGGTTAGGAGGTATTAGACCGGGAGATTGACTTCGTGTTCGCCATTTCCCATTCATATCGCCTCAGGAGTATTCGTGCAGGTGAACCAGCGTTTTTCAGTCTCACTGTTCTCCACTACGATCATATGAGGAACGTCGGTTAAAGAGTCCGGGTGTCGATCCATGTGACGTTTCCGGTTCGTCGTTTCACTTCCGCATACATATGCGCGGTACCGCCTTTTCCATCACCTCCGCCTCCATCCCACAAACAAATGAAGTGCACCTTCTCCACCCCGTACCCTAATGCAGTGTGAAGCAGCCAGAGATTGCACCGTTCATACGGATCGACACCTTCGGGAAGTGGGCCAAGGTGCTCGGGGGCCGAGTGGATTGCGGTCGTGAGCCTGGCTTTGGCGGCCACATACCTATCGCGCCAGACTTCGCCTCTACAGATGACAGACTTTTGAATAAATTCCGGCTCGTGGAACGGTTGCATCCACTTTATGATTACCTTGCGTTGCTGACAGGCCTCCGTGAACAAAAGGTCGCCTCCACAGGCACCTTGCGTAAGTGCAAGATCATCAGGGCCTGCGCCCAGTTGGTCTAAGACCGCGGCGATTTTCTGTGCCGCCACGGCTTCTTTATCCCTTGGAAAACGCGGAGGGTGTCTTCCCGGGGCATCGATCATATGCCCGCTAAAGAGCAAAACGTGCCGGGGCTGCCGCTGATCTTCAGGCTCCACAACCTGGTGTCTTGCGGGGTCAAGATTGGCTTTACCCATGTTTGTCTGATTTCCCTTGTCCTGTGTGATTGCCGCTGTATCGGATTCGCTGAGAAACCTGTCAGTGCGAGAAGCCTTTCTGGGAAATGTTTTATTGTTGGACTTGCTGTTGCGCTTGACCGTGACCTTTTGGGAAGGATTGTGGCTTAATCAAGAATATCCCATCGCGAATGGTCAACAAAACCGCTGAGACCCGCGGCTCGGCATGCACCACTCGGTTCAGTTCTTGAATGGCCGCCGTATTGGTATCCGGAGCAGGATGTGTCAGCACATCTCCATTCCACAGAACATTATCAATGAGAATGACGCCTTGATCCGATATCAACTCTAATGCCTGACGAAAATAATTCACATAGTTGGCTTTGTCGGCATCGATGAAGATCAGGTCAAACCTTCCAGTCACTGTCGCCATCGTTTCCATGGCGGGACCGAGGCGGAGATGAATCTTAGAACCATGAGTGCTCTGAGCCCAATACCGTTTGGCCATAGCCGTCGACTCAGGATCGATATCGCACGTGATCACCATCCCATCAGCCGGAAGACACTCCGCCATGGATAAGGCGCTGTAGCCGGTAAACGTGCCGATTTCCAACACCCGCCTGGCTCCCACACTCAACGCCATGACCTTTAAAAATGCACCTTCCAATGGACCGACCACCATCTGGGGGCAGTCCATCTTTCGATACGTTTCCTCCCGAAGTCGACGGCACACCTCCGATTCCGGAAAGGAGTGCGCTTCGGCATAGGCTTCAATGTCCGGCAGCACCAAGGATTTCATCTTGTACCCCCTTTGCAGTCAACTCATCGCCATACGGTTGGTCTTCAATGACCACATTGTCCTTCCCTTTATCCTCCTGCCGCAAGCCATCCCGTCCATTCTCAAAATTTTCCTCTCTCTTGCCTGGTCCGTCTTTCTGTGTCCGGGCAAATGGTCACAGGCTTCCACGCCCGGCCGCTTCACTCCACTCATCGGCAAATGCTTCTTGCCAATTTCTTAAGAGCTGCCTTACAGTGGTCCGGTTATCCGCTGAACTATTGACCACCCTTTGAGGAAACCGCTCATGTCCGCTGACGCTGTTCTTGATCCCCTGAAACAGACCTTGCGACAGATCCATCACCTGCATGATGCCGCAGC
The Nitrospiraceae bacterium DNA segment above includes these coding regions:
- a CDS encoding cation transporter, encoding MASSSKKVIYAALIGNSLIAVTKFAASAITGSSVMLAEGIHSLVDTGNQGLLLYGLHRAKRPADDRYPFGYGKEIYFWSFAVAILVFALGAGISLYEGVLHILHPEPIINPMVNYIVLSLSLIFEGGAWYMAFREFSRAKGQWSYLQAVQRGKDPTIFMVLFEDSAAVLGLAVAFIGIWLGQVTGIVYIDGIATCIIGLILAGIAMWLAYETKGLLIGESANKEVVQSIRDMANQLSGVEHVNEVLTMHMGPNFILVNLSVDFRDGVTSEEVERGVAALDKDIKAKHPLVKRVFVEAEARRVLKIPE
- a CDS encoding metal-dependent hydrolase, with protein sequence MASAFGHVVVAYAMGKSLSIPFHTARFWWFTMACCLLPDVDVLGLALGIPYEHMLGHRGLTHSIVFAMLVGLVVPRWAIPTLALGTRPYWVFAVYFFLVTLSHGFLDALTDGGLGIAFIAPFDSTRYFFPLRPIAVSPIGLSAFLSQAGMGVLLSELVWIGIPVGVWLLCVRVIRKRGGMGPR
- a CDS encoding CocE/NonD family hydrolase; translated protein: MRDGVKIAVDVYLPAGLKPGHTIPTLLHQTRYWRAIDYRWLVSAFKDDGPRGLIGSYAKRFLQQDYAWVDVDVRGSGASFGNRPIAYSPEEIKDGAEIVDWIIAQPWSNGKVGAMGISYSGGTAEMLLINQHPAVKAIAPMYSGFDLYSEIIFPGGIHLNWFTETWSAITHRLDHNRLPHGGVIANLFVRGVRPVDGDKNLDLLSLALRDHETNWSPYREASDIVFRDDPPPSGQAANIDALSTQTYADDIAKSGAAIYSYSGWFDGGYQLAAIKRYLHHQQPSHRLIIGPWDHGGKRRISPYALGPAQFDHAAELLKFFDVHLKGVTTGHPHDPPIRYYTMGEEQWKTSTSWPPESTPTPMYFQQEGGLSMNAPPAQDQPDRYQVDLTTGTGKHSRWNTLVGISLNDPYPDRKERDQDLLVYTSEPLLEALEVTGHPIATVYLSATTQDTNLFVYLEDVTPEGDVHYVTEGELRAIHRRWQPSDTIFTSTGPLPVHTFRRADVAPLIPGEVAPLLVELLPTSYQFNKGHRIRIALAGADKDHFQHLDGPAPIWDVWHTPDRPSHIELPVIR
- a CDS encoding type II toxin-antitoxin system RelE/ParE family toxin, giving the protein MEAKPKELRIFVTEEGREPFNEWLASLNDRKVRAKIRVRLDRVSLGNFGDCHGVGEGVQELRMDYGSGYRIYLGQDGSTIVLLLCGGDKSTQTKDIETAKRYWNEYRRRP
- a CDS encoding putative addiction module antidote protein → MKRSKAYQPDLIESLRDAGEAEEYLNAALEEGDSELFLLALRNVAEAQGGVAQLAEKAKLNRESLYKILSERGNPELKSLDALLHALGFRLAVTANR
- a CDS encoding SIR2 family protein gives rise to the protein MEKYSYWFQQAFAQPKQRQSYLRKLIERKPISPANFRLAHLLLSKTISSLVVTTNFDDFISRALTLFGVPHIVCDHPLTVERIDPELNDIQIVHVHGSYWFYDCCNLSSEIERRSEVSTQTSARMASLLDRILSRRSPLIIGYGGWEGDVLMTALKRRLKSPLPYNLYWFCHTKNDAELMPEWLKSNMQVFLVTPPKEESQMNEAFLKKDRVGGIREGLGNQLLLEELLVSAGDEMRIPVLSAQQVFDKFNTIFSLETPELTRDPLGFFAKLLKNSLLFEDGPAPADETDIYFLRSVIERVEAAKQKETTGELRESPLEEIRIAMRKSRYRDAILQGLKIDYANLEGSEIRELMDAIWTACEELEDEVPEKLLGYDLLVKLENSHTEKSGRNMVKTKNYATKSLVRKGVTLEKLNRQEEAIAVFGQVISGWNDAAEPGVREQVAWALYNKGVALGVLNRHAEALGAYEEVVARYGDAAERRCGSKWHGRCMAKGWL
- a CDS encoding transglycosylase SLT domain-containing protein, whose protein sequence is MRGVLASHPIVRVVLIPTLLFLLWLGVNWAFHTFHKPTEIFFPLDQSLNKHPVQTWKEYESLFREHATAVITPEFLAALAQVEGGGNPVARTYWRWQLTWNPLELFKPASSAVGMYQITDGTFSEAKRLCIHDHEVVEDGPWHDWESCWFNSLYTRILPSHAIELTAALLDRQVTQTLGPKRIGKVTLQRKQDLAAVIHLCGAGAGRAYAARGLKLTRHQRCGDHDVSDYLARINELKFEFSKPAAGDKTIRQGR
- a CDS encoding class I SAM-dependent methyltransferase translates to MKSLVLPDIEAYAEAHSFPESEVCRRLREETYRKMDCPQMVVGPLEGAFLKVMALSVGARRVLEIGTFTGYSALSMAECLPADGMVITCDIDPESTAMAKRYWAQSTHGSKIHLRLGPAMETMATVTGRFDLIFIDADKANYVNYFRQALELISDQGVILIDNVLWNGDVLTHPAPDTNTAAIQELNRVVHAEPRVSAVLLTIRDGIFLIKPQSFPKGHGQAQQQVQQ